A DNA window from Vigna angularis cultivar LongXiaoDou No.4 chromosome 1, ASM1680809v1, whole genome shotgun sequence contains the following coding sequences:
- the LOC108333479 gene encoding factor of DNA methylation 5 isoform X1: MQMANHKCDESMTKKNIDFANMEELLQSQKQQITDLENTNILKADRKKHLQESLKVVLNTIKRETLMDKECVKELKQLKVMNSNMSDELERLKKENEMMTKELAESKALTDQLKEKLSEENMRMTMKLIEENGRIIRRFTEENGRIMREPERSEVLNDIQPKNFTEEIRKDDYEKLKAKVVVLEEELENSKDFNQALITKEREINDELGKARKKLMEEITEISCLYDNICVRRVGEIDTEPFIRTFRARKKMSKEEAEQTALKMCSLWQKNVEDPHWYPFKIITIDSKPTQVLNEEDGDLIRLKEELGFRAYKAVVAALKEMNEYNSSGRFIVREMWNKEKARRATLKEGIEFMINQTKSKRRKTVDDEASENHDDGTPSITKGSEV, encoded by the exons ATGCAGATGGCGAACCATAAGTGTGATGAGTCTATGACGAAGAAAAACATAGATTTTGCGAATATGGAGGAACTACTACAATCACAGAAACAACAAATTACTGATTTAGAAAATACAAATATTCTGAAAGCTGATCGAAAGAAACATTTGCAGGAGAGTTTAAAAGTGGTTCTGAATACGATAAAGAGAGAAACTTTGATGGATAAGGAATGTGTAAAAG AATTAAAACAATTGAAAGTGATGAACTCTAACATGAGTGATGAGCTGGAACgtttgaagaaagagaatgaaatGATGACAAAGGAATTGGCAGAGAGTAAGGCATTAACTGATCAGCTGAAGGAGAAACTTTCTGAGGAGAATATGCGGATGACGATGAAACTTATTGAAGAGAATGGTCGGATCATAAGGAGATTTACCGAGGAGAATGGGCGGATCATGAGGGAACCGGAAAGAAGTGAAGTCCTAAATGATATACAGCCGAAGAATTTTACTGAAGAAATTCGAAAG GATGACTATGAAAAACTCAAAGCAAAAGTGGTTGTGCTTGAAGAAGAACTAGAAAACTCAAAAGATTTCAACCAAGCTCTAATCACCAAAGAGCGTGAAATTAATGATGAGCTTGGGAAGGCTCGGAAGAAATTGATGGAG GAAATTACGGAGATATCGTGTCTTTATGACAATATTTGTGTCAGAAGAGTGGGTGAGATAGACACTGAGCCTTTCATTAGAACTTTCAGAGCAAGGAAAAAAATGAGCAAAGAAGAAGCAGAACAGACAGCTTTGAAAATGTGTTCATTATGGCAGAAGAATGTGGAGGACCCTCATTGGTATccattcaaaataataacaattgaTAGTAAACCAACG CAAGTTTTAAACGAGGAAGATGGAGATCTCATAAGATTGAAAGAAGAACTGGGTTTTAGAGCATATAAAGCAGTGGTGGCAGCTCTGAAGGAAATGAATGAATACAATTCGAGTGGGAGGTTCATTGTAAGAGAAATGTGGAACAAAGAAAAAGCAAGGAGAGCTACATTGAAAGAAGGAATTGAATTCATGataaatcaaacaaaatcaaaaagaAGGAAAACGGTGGATGATGAAGCTAGTGAGAATCATGATGATGGAACTCCATCTATAACAAAAGGCTCTGAAGTTTGA
- the LOC108333479 gene encoding factor of DNA methylation 1 isoform X2, whose protein sequence is MQMANHKCDESMTKKNIDFANMEELLQSQKQQITDLENTNILKADRKKHLQESLKVVLNTIKRETLMDKECVKELKQLKVMNSNMSDELERLKKENEMMTKELAESKALTDQLKEKLSEENMRMTMKLIEENGRIIRRFTEENGRIMREPERSEVLNDIQPKNFTEEIRKDDYEKLKAKVVVLEEELENSKDFNQALITKEREINDELGKARKKLMEEITEISCLYDNICVRRVGEIDTEPFIRTFRARKKMSKEEAEQTALKMCSLWQKNVEDPHCKF, encoded by the exons ATGCAGATGGCGAACCATAAGTGTGATGAGTCTATGACGAAGAAAAACATAGATTTTGCGAATATGGAGGAACTACTACAATCACAGAAACAACAAATTACTGATTTAGAAAATACAAATATTCTGAAAGCTGATCGAAAGAAACATTTGCAGGAGAGTTTAAAAGTGGTTCTGAATACGATAAAGAGAGAAACTTTGATGGATAAGGAATGTGTAAAAG AATTAAAACAATTGAAAGTGATGAACTCTAACATGAGTGATGAGCTGGAACgtttgaagaaagagaatgaaatGATGACAAAGGAATTGGCAGAGAGTAAGGCATTAACTGATCAGCTGAAGGAGAAACTTTCTGAGGAGAATATGCGGATGACGATGAAACTTATTGAAGAGAATGGTCGGATCATAAGGAGATTTACCGAGGAGAATGGGCGGATCATGAGGGAACCGGAAAGAAGTGAAGTCCTAAATGATATACAGCCGAAGAATTTTACTGAAGAAATTCGAAAG GATGACTATGAAAAACTCAAAGCAAAAGTGGTTGTGCTTGAAGAAGAACTAGAAAACTCAAAAGATTTCAACCAAGCTCTAATCACCAAAGAGCGTGAAATTAATGATGAGCTTGGGAAGGCTCGGAAGAAATTGATGGAG GAAATTACGGAGATATCGTGTCTTTATGACAATATTTGTGTCAGAAGAGTGGGTGAGATAGACACTGAGCCTTTCATTAGAACTTTCAGAGCAAGGAAAAAAATGAGCAAAGAAGAAGCAGAACAGACAGCTTTGAAAATGTGTTCATTATGGCAGAAGAATGTGGAGGACCCTCATTG CAAGTTTTAA
- the LOC108334285 gene encoding probable inactive receptor kinase At1g48480 — translation MLPHKHTLVVVAATLALMLAAADADLAAERAALLALRSAVGGRTLFWNATRDSPCTWAGVQCERDHVVELHLPGVALSGQIPVGIFGNLTQLRTLSLRFNALRGSLPSDLAKCVNLRNLYIQRNLLSGAIPSFLFELPDLVRLNMGFNNFSGPFPTGFNSLTRLKTLFVENNQLSGPIPNLSKLSLDQFNVSNNLLNGSVPLNLRTFPQDSFLGNSLCGRPLSLCPGDIADPISVDNNSKPNSHTSHKLSAGAIAGIVVGSVVFLLLLVFLFIFLCRSKTAKKTSAVDIATVKHPEADAPVLAEKGIPDVENGGHANGNSVAAVTAVSAGNKAEVNGGGAAKKLVFFGNAARAFDLEDLLRASAEVLGKGTFGTAYKAVLEAGPVVAVKRLKDVTISEKEFKEKIEAVGAMDHESLVPLRAFYFSRDEKLLVYDYMPMGSLSALLHGNKGAGRTPLNWEVRSGIALGAARGIEYLHSRGPNVSHGNIKSSNILLTKSYDARVSDFGLAHLVGPSSTPNRVAGYRAPEVTDPRRVSQKADVYSFGVLLLELLTGKAPTHALLNEEGVDLPRWVQSVVREEWTSEVFDLELLRYQNVEEEMVQLLQLAVDCAAQYPDKRPSMSEVVRSIEELRRSSLKEDQDQIQHDPVNDMEL, via the exons ATGCTGCCTCACAAGCACACTCTCGTGGTTGTGGCGGCCACACTGGCGCTCATGCTCGCAGCAGCAGATGCAGATCTGGCCGCCGAGCGAGCCGCATTGCTCGCTCTCCGCTCTGCGGTCGGCGGCAGAACCCTCTTCTGGAACGCCACCAGGGACAGCCCCTGCACCTGGGCCGGTGTCCAATGCGAGCGCGACCACGTCGTCGAGCTCCACCTTCCCGGCGTCGCTCTCTCCGGCCAAATCCCTGTCGGAATATTCGGCAATCTGACACAGTTGCGCACCCTCAGTCTCCGCTTCAACGCGCTGCGGGGTTCCCTGCCTTCAGATCTGGCGAAGTGCGTGAACCTTCGGAACCTGTACATTCAGCGGAACCTGCTGAGCGGTGCTATCCCGTCGTTCTTGTTCGAGTTACCCGACTTGGTTCGCTTGAACATGGGCTTCAACAACTTCTCAGGCCCATTTCCGACCGGCTTCAACAGCCTGACCCGGTTGAAGACTCTGTTTGTGGAAAACAACCAGCTCTCTGGCCCAATCCCCAACTTGAGCAAACTGAGCCTGGATCAGTTCAACGTCTCCAACAACCTCCTCAACGGCTCTGTCCCCCTCAACCTTCGGACATTCCCTCAGGATTCCTTTCTTGGCAACTCCCTCTGTGGCCGCCCACTCTCTCTCTGCCCCGGAGATATCGCCGATCCTATCTCCGTCGACAACAACTCCAAGCCAAACAGCCACACCTCCCACAAGTTATCTGCCGGCGCCATTGCGGGGATTGTTGTCGGATCGGTCGTGTTTCTTCTGCTGCTCGTCttcctcttcatttttctgTGCCGGAGCAAAACTGCCAAGAAGACCAGCGCGGTCGACATTGCTACTGTCAAACATCCTGAGGCCGATGCTCCGGTTCTTGCGGAGAAGGGGATTCCGGATGTCGAGAACGGTGGTCATGCCAACGGAAATTCTGTGGCGGCTGTCACTGCGGTTTCGGCGGGGAACAAGGCGGAAGTGAACGGTGGTGGGGCAGCGAAGAAGTTGGTGTTTTTCGGGAATGCGGCTAGGGCGTTCGATTTGGAGGATTTGCTCAGGGCTTCGGCGGAGGTTTTGGGGAAAGGGACTTTCGGGACGGCGTATAAGGCGGTGCTTGAGGCAGGGCCGGTGGTGGCGGTGAAGAGGTTGAAGGATGTCACGATTTCTGAGAAGGAGTTTAAGGAGAAGATTGAAGCGGTGGGAGCAATGGATCATGAGAGTTTGGTTCCTCTCAGAGCTTTCTATTTCAGTAGGGATGAGAAGCTCCTTGTGTATGATTACATGCCCATGGGAAGCTTGTCTGCACTTTTACATG GAAACAAAGGGGCGGGTAGGACGCCACTGAATTGGGAAGTGAGATCAGGCATTGCGCTTGGAGCTGCCCGTGGCATTGAGTACCTGCATTCACGAGGGCCTAATGTTTCTCATGGGAATATAAAGTCATCCAACATCTTGTTAACCAAGTCATATGATGCCAGAGTGTCTGACTTTGGCCTTGCACACCTCGTTGGCCCCTCCTCTACCCCCAACCGGGTCGCCGGCTACCGTGCACCTGAGGTGACTGATCCTCGCAGGGTGTCTCAGAAGGCAGACGTGTACAGTTTTGGTGTGTTACTCTTGGAACTTCTGACTGGGAAGGCACCTACCCATGCTCTCCTGAATGAGGAAGGAGTAGACCTTCCCAGATGGGTTCAATCTGTGGTTAGAGAAGAGTGGACTTCTGAGGTCTTTGATCTTGAGCTCCTTAGGTATCAGAATGTGGAAGAGGAGATGGTTCAGTTGTTGCAACTTGCAGTTGATTGTGCAGCACAATACCCAGACAAGCGCCCTTCAATGTCTGAAGTGGTAAGGAGCATAGAAGAGTTGCGAAGGTCTAGTCTTAAAGAGGACCAGGATCAAATCCAACATGATCCCGTCAATGATATGGAATTGTAG
- the LOC108334082 gene encoding NF-X1-type zinc finger protein NFXL1, with protein sequence MSSQERSQRSRVPRQEWIRRGSTDQSQNQNQNGAATAAATAAGSSNTTNRHRRSGPIPSPNPNPNPNPNPNPNPKNNVQKRFNSRDSNLPQLLQEIQEKLVKGAVECMICCDMVRRSAPIWSCSSCFSIFHLNCIKKWARAPTSVDVSVDKNQRFNWRCPGCQSVQLTSSKEIRYVCFCGKRPDPPSDLYLLPHSCGEPCAKPLERELGGDKEVLCPHVCVLQCHPGPCPPCKAFAPPRLCPCGKKNVTTRCSDRQSVLTCGQRCEKLLECGRHRCEQICHLGPCDPCEIPVNASCFCSKRTELILCGEMALKGEIKTEGGVFSCGSTCGKKLGCGNHICIETCHPGSCGECGLLPSHIKTCCCGKTRLKQERQSCLDPIPTCSQVCGKTLPCGIHHCEEACHAGDCSPCLVLVSQKCRCGSTSRTVECCKTKVDAVKFTCEKPCGQKRNCGRHRCSERCCPLSNPNNVQIADWDPHFCSLPCGKKLRCGQHACESLCHSGHCPPCLETIFTDLTCACGKTSIPPPLPCGTPPPSCQLPCSVPQPCSHPASHSCHFGDCPPCSVPVAKECIGGHVILRNIPCGSKDIRCNKLCGKTRQCGLHACGRTCHLPPCDNPSTVPGTRASCGQTCGAPRRDCRHTCTAPCHPSTPCPDTRCEFPVTITCSCGRMTANVPCDAGGSSANYNADAVHEASIIQKLPVLLQPVAANGKKIPLGQRKLMCNDDCAKLERKRVLADAFEITAPNLDSLHFGDNPGTSELLSDMLRRDPKWVLSVEERCKVLVLGKNRGNTQGQKIHIFSPMIKDKRDAVRVIAERWKLAVYVAGREPKRFVVVHVTPKSRAPARVLGVKGTTTVNAPLPPAFDPLVDMDPRLVVSFLDLPREADISALVLRFGGECELVWLNDKNALAVFNDPARAATAMRRLDHGTVYQGAVVVIVPNVGASAASSATNAWGGSGTMKGGGSLAALKGGNPWKKDVQETGWKDSWGDEEWATGSANVHLPIQKKDSLISTSVNPWSVLNQESSSSSSAAAVKADVSKEHSDSSAVTNLEPHDGGSNLGQHAGNLDTLEDSEVVDDWEKACE encoded by the coding sequence ATGAGCTCGCAAGAGCGAAGCCAGCGGTCTAGGGTTCCTCGTCAGGAATGGATTCGTCGAGGATCTACCGATCAGAGTCAGAATCAGAATCAAAATGGTGCCGCCACTGCCGCCGCCACCGCTGCTGGTTCATCCAATACAACAAATCGCCATAGGAGGAGCGGTCCTATTCCTAGTCCCAATCCCAATCCCAATCCTAATCCCAATCCCAATCCCAATCCGAAGAATAATGTGCAGAAGAGATTCAATTCGAGGGACTCTAATTTGCCCCAGCTGTTGCAAGAGATTCAGGAGAAGCTCGTGAAAGGTGCGGTCGAATGCATGATTTGCTGTGACATGGTGCGGAGGTCTGCGCCAATTTGGTCTTGCTCCAGTTGCTTCTCCATCTTTCACCTTAATTGTATAAAGAAGTGGGCGCGTGCACCCACTTCTGTGGATGTGTCTGTGGACAAGAATCAGCGGTTTAATTGGCGGTGCCCTGGTTGTCAATCTGTGCAGCTCACATCGTCCAAGGAGATTCGGTATGTTTGCTTCTGTGGGAAGAGGCCTGACCCCCCTTCTGACTTGTATCTCTTGCCACATTCCTGTGGAGAACCATGTGCCAAACCCCTTGAAAGGGAGCTTGGGGGGGATAAGGAGGTTCTTTGTCCTCATGTTTGTGTCTTGCAATGCCATCCCGGTCCTTGCCCTCCTTGCAAAGCATTTGCACCTCCACGTTTGTGTCCTTGTGGGAAGAAAAATGTTACCACCCGTTGTTCTGACCGCCAGTCTGTTCTTACCTGTGGCCAGCGCTGTGAAAAGCTTCTTGAATGTGGGCGGCATCGGTGTGAACAAATCTGTCATCTGGGACCTTGTGATCCTTGTGAGATTCCTGTCAATGCCTCTTGCTTTTGCAGTAAAAGGACGGAGCTCATTCTTTGTGGGGAAATGGCTCTGAAAGGTGAAATCAAAACCGAAGGTGGAGTTTTCTCTTGCGGTTCAACCTGTGGAAAGAAACTTGGTTGCGGTAATCATATTTGTATCGAGACGTGTCATCCCGGCAGCTGTGGGGAGTGTGGATTGTTACCATCCCATATTAAGACATGCTGTTGTGGGAAAACTAGATTGAAGCAGGAACGACAGAGTTGTTTAGACCCTATACCTACCTGTTCACAAGTATGTGGGAAGACCCTTCCTTGCGGGATTCATCATTGTGAAGAGGCATGCCACGCTGGGGATTGTTCTCCTTGTTTGGTTCTAGTCTCTCAGAAGTGTCGATGTGGCTCTACTTCCCGAACTGTGGAGTGCTGTAAGACAAAAGTGGACGCTGTGAAATTTACTTGTGAAAAGCCTTGTGGGCAGAAAAGGAATTGTGGAAGGCATAGATGCAGTGAACGGTGTTGTCCACTTTCTAATCCAAATAATGTTCAAATTGCGGATTGGGATCCACACTTCTGTTCATTACCATGTGGAAAGAAGCTAAGGTGTGGGCAGCATGCATGTGAATCCCTATGCCACAGTGGTCATTGTCCACCTTGTCTTGAAACTATATTTACTGATTTGACATGTGCTTGTGGCAAGACTTCAATCCCTCCTCCATTGCCTTGTGGCACACCTCCTCCCTCGTGTCAGCTTCCATGTTCTGTTCCTCAGCCTTGTTCACATCCAGCGTCTCACAGCTGCCATTTTGGGGATTGCCCTCCTTGTTCAGTGCCTGTAGCAAAAGAATGTATTGGTGGGCATGTAATTCTTCGGAACATACCCTGTGGTTCAAAGGATATTAGATGCAATAAACTATGTGGGAAGACCAGACAGTGCGGTTTACATGCATGTGGTAGAACATGTCACCTCCCACCTTGTGATAATCCATCTACAGTGCCGGGTACCCGTGCCTCTTGTGGGCAAACATGTGGTGCTCCAAGAAGGGACTGCCGCCATACATGTACAGCTCCTTGTCACCCTTCAACTCCATGTCCAGACACGAGATGCGAATTCCCTGTCACAATTACATGTTCTTGTGGCCGAATGACAGCGAATGTTCCTTGTGATGCTGGTGGAAGCTCTGCTAATTATAATGCCGATGCTGTACACGAAGCTTCCATTATCCAAAAGTTGCCTGTGTTGCTTCAACCTGTTGCTGCAAATGGCAAGAAAATTCCTCTTGGACAAAGAAAACTGATGTGTAATGATGACTGTGCTAAGTTAGAACGTAAACGGGTACTTGCAGATGCCTTTGAGATAACCGCTCCAAATCTGGATTCTCTCCATTTTGGTGACAATCCTGGTACTTCTGAATTGCTTTCTGACATGTTGAGACGTGATCCTAAATGGGTTTTATCAGTTGAGGAGAGATGCAAGGTTTTGGTTCTTGGCAAGAACAGGGGAAATACACAAGGTCAAAAAATCCATATTTTCTCTCCTATGATAAAGGACAAAAGAGATGCAGTGAGGGTCATTGCTGAAAGATGGAAGCTTGCGGTGTATGTAGCTGGTCGTGAGCCAAAGCGTTTTGTAGTTGTTCATGTTACCCCAAAATCAAGAGCTCCTGCTCGTGTGCTAGGGGTTAAGGGAACTACAACTGTAAATGCACCCCTTCCTCCTGCATTCGATCCTTTAGTAGATATGGATCCTCGGCTTGTTGTCTCTTTTCTAGACTTACCAAGGGAGGCAGATATCAGTGCACTGGTGCTGAGATTTGGTGGTGAGTGTGAACTTGTTTGGTTAAATGACAAAAATGCACTGGCTGTTTTTAATGATCCAGCCCGAGCTGCAACTGCAATGAGGAGGTTGGATCATGGTACTGTTTATCAGGGAGCCGTGGTAGTGATTGTTCCGAATGTTGGGGCATCAGCAGCATCTTCAGCCACCAATGCTTGGGGAGGATCTGGGACAATGAAAGGAGGAGGATCACTGGCAGCATTGAAGGGGGGTAATCCGTGGAAAAAAGATGTTCAAGAGACAGGTTGGAAAGATTCTTGGGGTGATGAGGAGTGGGCTACTGGTTCTGCTAATGTGCATTTGCCTATTCAGAAGAAAGATTCCCTCATATCTACTTCAGTAAACCCTTGGAGTGTCTTAAATCAAGAATCTTCTTCAAGTTCATCTGCTGCAGCTGTTAAAGCTGATGTTTCCAAGGAACACTCAGACAGTAGTGCTGTCACAAACTTGGAGCCTCATGATGGCGGTTCAAATCTAGGACAGCATGCAGGAAACTTGGATACTTTAGAAGATTCTGAGGTAGTAGATGATTGGGAGAAGGCTTGTGAATAG